A window of the Citrus sinensis cultivar Valencia sweet orange chromosome 9, DVS_A1.0, whole genome shotgun sequence genome harbors these coding sequences:
- the LOC102628003 gene encoding wall-associated receptor kinase-like 8 isoform X1 — protein sequence MHFLNLKKKKTEFKPRMAMHLCLVLLQIIVLQLRPIRASEKFLCPTECGNVSISYPFGIGKGCHFDKGYEVICDNSSGSPKALLASVNKLEISGFSLFSMFTVEVNVPAISLNGGGKNRTSNNIGKGVIDLSGTPFTFSSGNRFIAIGCDRENDSSDFGGCLSICTCDPTLYPACYDSLCPLPPQVFIAQTYIDSGNIPQKCQSGFVVEEDWVNHNYLTNPHDLKDQPQVPAMLNWGEKKGSCDEEYNSHSISCNLQKTRCLTQLSSGHVCLCSSGGNYSLEKGRCSGWLICNTSSGYNCSKCPDGYASNPLPDPFADDLCKKVFIKSRKSRVKAIIIGCGSGLGLFILLIGMWGLRKFVKRRREIKLKRMFFKKNGGLLLQQQLSSNEGNIEKTKLFTKMDLEKATDNYNANRILGQGGQGTVYKGMLADGGIVAVKKSKLVDESNVEQFINEVVILSQINHRNVVKLLGCCLESEVPLLVYEFIPNGTLYHYLHDQTEEFPITWEMRLRIAIEVSGAMSYLHSATSIPIYHRDIKSSNILLDDKYRAKVSDFGASRTIKVDQTHLTTRVQGTFGYLDPEYFRSSQFTEKSDVYSFGVVLVELLTGQKPIRSTDAEEDRSLVGFFLQAMNEDRLFEVLEARVLKEGKEEEIITVAMLAKRCLNMIGKKRPSMKEVAFELGGIRASIGSSSLQHNCEEIDFVGGDNTRHSGADYSSTGSILNSVAYSTDADPLISN from the exons ATGCACTTTctgaacttaaaaaaaaaaaaaactgagtTTAAGCCGCGAATGGCTATGCATCTTTGTCTGGTGTTGTTGCAGATTATTGTTTTGCAACTCAGGCCGATCAGAGCATCAGAAAAATTTCTCTGTCCAACTGAATGTGGCAACGTCAGCATCAGCTATCCCTTCGGAATCGGAAAAGGGTGCCACTTTGACAAGGGTTATGAAGTAATCTGTGATAACTCTTCCGGCTCTCCCAAAGCTTTACTTGCCAGCGTCAACAAGCTAGAAATATCgggtttttctcttttttccatGTTCACGGTTGAAGTCAATGTTCCTGCAATTTCTTTAAACGGCGGTGGGAAGAACAGGACAAGCAATAATAT TGGTAAAGGCGTCATCGACTTATCAGGTACCCCCTTCACCTTTTCGTCTGGCAATAGATTCATAGCCATAGGCTGTGATCGGGAGAATGATTCATCCGATTTTGGTGGATGCCTGTCCATTTGCACTTGTGATCCTACTCTCTACCCTGCTTGCTATGATTCCCTATGCCCCCTTCCTCCTCAGGTTTTTATTGCACAAACATACATCGATTCTGGAAACATTCCTCAGAAATGCCAGTCTGGTTTCGTAGTTGAAGAAGATTGGGTCAACCACAATTACCTGACAAATCCTCATGATTTGAAAGATCAACCACAAGTTCCTGCAATGTTGAACTGGGGAGAAAAGAAAGGCAGCTGTGATGAAGAATATAACTCACATTCTATTTCTTGTAATTTGCAGAAAACACGTTGTTTAACACAATTAAGCTCAGGCCATGTATGTCTTTGCTCAAGTGGTGGCAACTATAGCCTAGAGAAAGGACGCTGCTCAG GTTGGTTGATTTGTAATACCTCAAGCGGCTACAACTGCTCCAAATGTCCTGACGGTTATGCCTCAAATCCTTTACCTGATCCTTTTGCCGATGATCTTTGCAAAAAAGTTTTCATCAAATCTCGCAAATCTCGGGTTAAAGCTATTATTATAG GTTGCGGTAGTGGGCTGGGAttattcattcttctcattggAATGTGGGGGCTGCGCAAGTTCgtgaaaagaagaagagaaatcaagctcaagcggatgttctttaaaaaaaatggtggtttATTATTGCAGCAACAATTGTCTTCTAATGAAGGTAATattgagaaaacaaaattgtttaCAAAAATGGATTTGGAAAAGGCCACTGACAATTACAATGCCAATCGAATTCTTGGTCAAGGAGGCCAAGGCACCGTATACAAAGGAATGTTGGCTGATGGAGGAATTGTGGCCgttaaaaaatctaaactaGTGGATGAGAGTAATGTTGAGCAATTCATCAATGAGGTGGTGATTTTGTCTCAAATTAATCACAGAAATGTTGTTAAGTTGTTGGGATGTTGTTTAGAGTCAGAAGTTCCTCTTTTGGTCTATGAATTTATTCCAAATGGAACTCTTTATCATTACTTACATGATCAAACAGAGGAGTTTCCAATCACATGGGAAATGCGTTTACGCATTGCTATAGAAGTCTCAGGTGCTATGTCTTATTTGCATTCAGCTACATCTATTCCCATTTATCATCGAGACATCAAGTCTTCAAACATACTTTTAGACGATAAATACCGAGCCAAAGTTTCAGATTTTGGGGCTTCTAGAACTATTAAGGTTGATCAAACTCACTTGACCACACGAGTACAAGGAACTTTTGGATATCTAGATCCAGAGTATTTTCGGTCAAGTCAATTTACTGAAAAAAGTGATGTATATAGTTTTGGAGTAGTTCTCGTTGAGCTTTTAACTGGACAGAAACCTATCCGTTCAACTGACGCTGAAGAAGATAGAAGTTTAGTGGGATTTTTTCTCCAAGCAATGAACGAGGACCGTTTGTTTGAAGTTCTTGAAGCTCGAGTTCTCAAGGAAGGCAAGGAAGAAGAGATTATCACTGTTGCCATGCTTGCAAAAAGATGCTTAAACATGATCGGGAAAAAGAGACCTTCAATGAAAGAAGTAGCATTTGAACTAGGGGGTATTAGAGCATCAATTGGATCTTCCAGTTTGCAGCACAACTGTGAAGAGATTGATTTCGTGGGTGGTGACAATACTAGACATTCCGGAGCTGATTACTCTTCCACCGGGTCAATTTTAAACAGTGTTGCTTATTCTACAGATGCAGAccctttaatttcaaattag
- the LOC102628003 gene encoding wall-associated receptor kinase-like 2 isoform X3 produces MWGLRKFVKRRREIKLKRMFFKKNGGLLLQQQLSSNEGNIEKTKLFTKMDLEKATDNYNANRILGQGGQGTVYKGMLADGGIVAVKKSKLVDESNVEQFINEVVILSQINHRNVVKLLGCCLESEVPLLVYEFIPNGTLYHYLHDQTEEFPITWEMRLRIAIEVSGAMSYLHSATSIPIYHRDIKSSNILLDDKYRAKVSDFGASRTIKVDQTHLTTRVQGTFGYLDPEYFRSSQFTEKSDVYSFGVVLVELLTGQKPIRSTDAEEDRSLVGFFLQAMNEDRLFEVLEARVLKEGKEEEIITVAMLAKRCLNMIGKKRPSMKEVAFELGGIRASIGSSSLQHNCEEIDFVGGDNTRHSGADYSSTGSILNSVAYSTDADPLISN; encoded by the coding sequence ATGTGGGGGCTGCGCAAGTTCgtgaaaagaagaagagaaatcaagctcaagcggatgttctttaaaaaaaatggtggtttATTATTGCAGCAACAATTGTCTTCTAATGAAGGTAATattgagaaaacaaaattgtttaCAAAAATGGATTTGGAAAAGGCCACTGACAATTACAATGCCAATCGAATTCTTGGTCAAGGAGGCCAAGGCACCGTATACAAAGGAATGTTGGCTGATGGAGGAATTGTGGCCgttaaaaaatctaaactaGTGGATGAGAGTAATGTTGAGCAATTCATCAATGAGGTGGTGATTTTGTCTCAAATTAATCACAGAAATGTTGTTAAGTTGTTGGGATGTTGTTTAGAGTCAGAAGTTCCTCTTTTGGTCTATGAATTTATTCCAAATGGAACTCTTTATCATTACTTACATGATCAAACAGAGGAGTTTCCAATCACATGGGAAATGCGTTTACGCATTGCTATAGAAGTCTCAGGTGCTATGTCTTATTTGCATTCAGCTACATCTATTCCCATTTATCATCGAGACATCAAGTCTTCAAACATACTTTTAGACGATAAATACCGAGCCAAAGTTTCAGATTTTGGGGCTTCTAGAACTATTAAGGTTGATCAAACTCACTTGACCACACGAGTACAAGGAACTTTTGGATATCTAGATCCAGAGTATTTTCGGTCAAGTCAATTTACTGAAAAAAGTGATGTATATAGTTTTGGAGTAGTTCTCGTTGAGCTTTTAACTGGACAGAAACCTATCCGTTCAACTGACGCTGAAGAAGATAGAAGTTTAGTGGGATTTTTTCTCCAAGCAATGAACGAGGACCGTTTGTTTGAAGTTCTTGAAGCTCGAGTTCTCAAGGAAGGCAAGGAAGAAGAGATTATCACTGTTGCCATGCTTGCAAAAAGATGCTTAAACATGATCGGGAAAAAGAGACCTTCAATGAAAGAAGTAGCATTTGAACTAGGGGGTATTAGAGCATCAATTGGATCTTCCAGTTTGCAGCACAACTGTGAAGAGATTGATTTCGTGGGTGGTGACAATACTAGACATTCCGGAGCTGATTACTCTTCCACCGGGTCAATTTTAAACAGTGTTGCTTATTCTACAGATGCAGAccctttaatttcaaattag
- the LOC102628003 gene encoding wall-associated receptor kinase-like 2 isoform X2: MLNWGEKKGSCDEEYNSHSISCNLQKTRCLTQLSSGHVCLCSSGGNYSLEKGRCSGWLICNTSSGYNCSKCPDGYASNPLPDPFADDLCKKVFIKSRKSRVKAIIIGCGSGLGLFILLIGMWGLRKFVKRRREIKLKRMFFKKNGGLLLQQQLSSNEGNIEKTKLFTKMDLEKATDNYNANRILGQGGQGTVYKGMLADGGIVAVKKSKLVDESNVEQFINEVVILSQINHRNVVKLLGCCLESEVPLLVYEFIPNGTLYHYLHDQTEEFPITWEMRLRIAIEVSGAMSYLHSATSIPIYHRDIKSSNILLDDKYRAKVSDFGASRTIKVDQTHLTTRVQGTFGYLDPEYFRSSQFTEKSDVYSFGVVLVELLTGQKPIRSTDAEEDRSLVGFFLQAMNEDRLFEVLEARVLKEGKEEEIITVAMLAKRCLNMIGKKRPSMKEVAFELGGIRASIGSSSLQHNCEEIDFVGGDNTRHSGADYSSTGSILNSVAYSTDADPLISN; encoded by the exons ATGTTGAACTGGGGAGAAAAGAAAGGCAGCTGTGATGAAGAATATAACTCACATTCTATTTCTTGTAATTTGCAGAAAACACGTTGTTTAACACAATTAAGCTCAGGCCATGTATGTCTTTGCTCAAGTGGTGGCAACTATAGCCTAGAGAAAGGACGCTGCTCAG GTTGGTTGATTTGTAATACCTCAAGCGGCTACAACTGCTCCAAATGTCCTGACGGTTATGCCTCAAATCCTTTACCTGATCCTTTTGCCGATGATCTTTGCAAAAAAGTTTTCATCAAATCTCGCAAATCTCGGGTTAAAGCTATTATTATAG GTTGCGGTAGTGGGCTGGGAttattcattcttctcattggAATGTGGGGGCTGCGCAAGTTCgtgaaaagaagaagagaaatcaagctcaagcggatgttctttaaaaaaaatggtggtttATTATTGCAGCAACAATTGTCTTCTAATGAAGGTAATattgagaaaacaaaattgtttaCAAAAATGGATTTGGAAAAGGCCACTGACAATTACAATGCCAATCGAATTCTTGGTCAAGGAGGCCAAGGCACCGTATACAAAGGAATGTTGGCTGATGGAGGAATTGTGGCCgttaaaaaatctaaactaGTGGATGAGAGTAATGTTGAGCAATTCATCAATGAGGTGGTGATTTTGTCTCAAATTAATCACAGAAATGTTGTTAAGTTGTTGGGATGTTGTTTAGAGTCAGAAGTTCCTCTTTTGGTCTATGAATTTATTCCAAATGGAACTCTTTATCATTACTTACATGATCAAACAGAGGAGTTTCCAATCACATGGGAAATGCGTTTACGCATTGCTATAGAAGTCTCAGGTGCTATGTCTTATTTGCATTCAGCTACATCTATTCCCATTTATCATCGAGACATCAAGTCTTCAAACATACTTTTAGACGATAAATACCGAGCCAAAGTTTCAGATTTTGGGGCTTCTAGAACTATTAAGGTTGATCAAACTCACTTGACCACACGAGTACAAGGAACTTTTGGATATCTAGATCCAGAGTATTTTCGGTCAAGTCAATTTACTGAAAAAAGTGATGTATATAGTTTTGGAGTAGTTCTCGTTGAGCTTTTAACTGGACAGAAACCTATCCGTTCAACTGACGCTGAAGAAGATAGAAGTTTAGTGGGATTTTTTCTCCAAGCAATGAACGAGGACCGTTTGTTTGAAGTTCTTGAAGCTCGAGTTCTCAAGGAAGGCAAGGAAGAAGAGATTATCACTGTTGCCATGCTTGCAAAAAGATGCTTAAACATGATCGGGAAAAAGAGACCTTCAATGAAAGAAGTAGCATTTGAACTAGGGGGTATTAGAGCATCAATTGGATCTTCCAGTTTGCAGCACAACTGTGAAGAGATTGATTTCGTGGGTGGTGACAATACTAGACATTCCGGAGCTGATTACTCTTCCACCGGGTCAATTTTAAACAGTGTTGCTTATTCTACAGATGCAGAccctttaatttcaaattag
- the LOC102628296 gene encoding beta-fructofuranosidase, soluble isoenzyme I-like (The RefSeq protein has 12 substitutions compared to this genomic sequence): MDTPYHHLHAPPYYPPLLPEEQPSDAGTPASHRKPFKGFAAILASAIFLLSLVALIINQTQKPLPSQNNIVPTSKPTSFSNPEPRGVAEGVSAKSNSHLLRNIKGSYNWTNAMFTWQRTSFHFQPEKNWMNDPNGPLFYKGWYHLFYQYNPDSAVWGNITWGHAASTDLIHWLYLPIAMVPDQWYDINGVWTGSATILPDGQIVMLYTGSTDKSVQVQNLAYPADPSDPLLLDWVKYPGNPVLVPPRHIGPKDFRDPTTAWAGPDGKWRLTIGSKIGKTGISLVYQTTDFKTYELLDEYLHAVPGTGMWECVDFYPVAINGSVGLDTSATGPGIKHVLKASLDDTKVDHYAIGTYNPANDKWTPDNPEEDVGIGLKWDYGRYYASKSFYDPYKKRRIVWGWINETDTESDDLEKGWASVQTIPRTVLYDNKTGSNVVQWPVEEIESLRQNSTVFEEVVVEPGSVVPLDIGVATQLDISAEFETELLGSGAMEEGYGCSGGAIDRSAMGPFGLLVNAHDSLSELTPIFFRSSNTTKGTNTYFCADETRSSLAPDVFKQVRGSKVPVLQGEKLSMRILVDHSIVESFGQGGRTVITSRIYPTKAIYGAARLFLFNNATGVNVKATLKIWRLNSAFIHPFPLDQI; encoded by the exons ATGGACACCCCATACCATCATCTCCATTCACCACCACAATACCCTCCCTTGCTGCCGGAGGAGCAGCCCTCTGACGCCGGACCTCCGGCGAGTCACCGGAAACCCTTCAAGGGTTTTGCCGCAATCCTTGCCTCGGTCATTTTCCTCCTATCACTAGTCGCATTAATCATCAACCAAACCCAAAAACCGCTGCCATCGCAGAACAACATCGTTCCGACGTCAAAACCTACGTCGTTTTCGAATCCGGAGCCACGAGGCGTGGCCGAAGGCGTATCAGCAAAGTCAAATTCTCATCTTCTGCGTAATATTAAAGGGTCATATAATTGGACAAACGCAATGTTTACCTGGCAAAGGACTAGCTTCCATTTTCAGCCTGAGAAAAATTGGATGAATG ATCCTAATG GTCCATTATTTTATAAGGGATGGTACCATCTGTTCTATCAATACAATCCTGATTCAGCTGTATGGGGCAACATTACGTGGGGCCATGCTGTGTCAGCGGACCTGATTCACTGGCTCTATCTCCCAATTGCGATGGTCCCCGATCAGTGGTATGATATCAACGGTGTGTGGACGGGGTCCGCCACGATCCTTCCCGACGGCCAGATCGTAATGCTTTACACTGGGAGCACTGATAAATCAGTGCAGGTGCAAAATCTTGCATACCCGGCAGATCCCTCTGATCCTCTCCTCCTTGATTGGGTCAAGTACCCGGGTAACCCGGTTTTGATGCCCCCACGTCACATTGGACCGAAAGACTTTAGGGACCCAACAACTGCATGGGCCGGGCCTGACGGAAAATGGAGGCTCACAATTGGGTCAAAAATTGGTAAGACGGGTATTTCACTTGTGTACCAAACGACCGACTTCAAAACTTACGAGCTTTTGGATGAGTATTTACATGCGGTTCCGGGTACGGGTATGTGGGAATGTGTGGACTTTTACCCTGTTGCAATAAACGGGTCAGTTGGTTTGGATACATCCGCCACTGGTCCGGGAATTAAGCATGTGTTGAAGGCTAGTTTGGATGATACAAAGGTGGACCATTATGCAATCGGGACCTATAACCCGGAGAACGACAAGTGGACACCCGATAACCCGGAAGAGGATGTGGGTATCGGGTTAAAGTGGGATTATGGGAGATACTATGCATCGAAGTCATTCTATGACCCGTACAAAAAGAGGAGGATCGTGTGGGGATGGATAAATGAAACTGACACTGAGTCTGATGACTTGGAAAAGGGTTGGGCATCTGTTCAG ACCATTCCAAGGACTGTGTTATATGACAACAAGACTGGAGCCAACGTAGTTCAATGGCCAGTTGAAGAAATAGAAAGCTTGAGACAGAACAGTACAGTGTTTGAGGAAGTAGTTGTTGAGCCTGGATCAGTAGTGCCACTGGATATTGGCGTGGCCACACAG TTAGACATATCTGCAGAGTTTGAAACTGAGTTATTGGGATCAGGAGCTCCGGAAGAGGGCTACGGATGCAGCGGCGGCGCCATTGACAGGAGTGCAATGGGGCCGTTTGGGCTGCTAGTCAATGCACATGACTCACTTTCTGAGCTAACACCAATATTTTTCCGTTCCTCTAATACAACGAAAGGAACGAACACTTACTTCTGCGCAGATGAGACTag GTCATCGTTGGCTCCTGACGTTTTTAAACAAGTTCATGGAAGCAAAGTTCCTGTGATTCAAGGTGAAAAATTGTCAATGAGGATATTG GTCGATCATTCAATTGTGGAAAGCTTTGGCCAAGGAGGCAGGACAGTCATAACATCGAGAATATATCCAACAAAGGCAATTTATGGAGCTGCAAggttatttttgttcaataatGCAACTGGGGTGAATGTTAAGGCAACTCTCAAAATATGGCGGCTGAATTCTGCCTTTATTCATCCTTTCCCattggatcaaatttaa
- the LOC102628296 gene encoding beta-fructofuranosidase, soluble isoenzyme I-like isoform X1: MSPWACMLTRKQPRPCPLFYKGWYHLFYQYNPDSAVWGNITWGHAVSADLIHWLYLPIAMVPDQWYDINGVWTGSATILPDGQIVMLYTGSTDKSVQVQNLAYPADPSDPLLLDWVKYPGNPVLMPPRHIGPKDFRDPTTAWAGPDGKWRLTIGSKIGKTGISLVYQTTDFKTYELLDEYLHAVPGTGMWECVDFYPVAINGSVGLDTSATGPGIKHVLKASLDDTKVDHYAIGTYNPENDKWTPDNPEEDVGIGLKWDYGRYYASKSFYDPYKKRRIVWGWINETDTESDDLEKGWASVQTIPRTVLYDNKTGANVVQWPVEEIESLRQNSTVFEEVVVEPGSVVPLDIGVATQLDISAEFETELLGSGAPEEGYGCSGGAIDRSAMGPFGLLVNAHDSLSELTPIFFRSSNTTKGTNTYFCADETRSSLAPDVFKQVHGSKVPVIQGEKLSMRILVDHSIVESFGQGGRTVITSRIYPTKAIYGAARLFLFNNATGVNVKATLKIWRLNSAFIHPFPLDQI, encoded by the exons ATGAGTCCATGGGCGTGTATGCTGACTCGAAAGCAACCAAGGCCAT GTCCATTATTTTATAAGGGATGGTACCATCTGTTCTATCAATACAATCCTGATTCAGCTGTATGGGGCAACATTACGTGGGGCCATGCTGTGTCAGCGGACCTGATTCACTGGCTCTATCTCCCAATTGCGATGGTCCCCGATCAGTGGTATGATATCAACGGTGTGTGGACGGGGTCCGCCACGATCCTTCCCGACGGCCAGATCGTAATGCTTTACACTGGGAGCACTGATAAATCAGTGCAGGTGCAAAATCTTGCATACCCGGCAGATCCCTCTGATCCTCTCCTCCTTGATTGGGTCAAGTACCCGGGTAACCCGGTTTTGATGCCCCCACGTCACATTGGACCGAAAGACTTTAGGGACCCAACAACTGCATGGGCCGGGCCTGACGGAAAATGGAGGCTCACAATTGGGTCAAAAATTGGTAAGACGGGTATTTCACTTGTGTACCAAACGACCGACTTCAAAACTTACGAGCTTTTGGATGAGTATTTACATGCGGTTCCGGGTACGGGTATGTGGGAATGTGTGGACTTTTACCCTGTTGCAATAAACGGGTCAGTTGGTTTGGATACATCCGCCACTGGTCCGGGAATTAAGCATGTGTTGAAGGCTAGTTTGGATGATACAAAGGTGGACCATTATGCAATCGGGACCTATAACCCGGAGAACGACAAGTGGACACCCGATAACCCGGAAGAGGATGTGGGTATCGGGTTAAAGTGGGATTATGGGAGATACTATGCATCGAAGTCATTCTATGACCCGTACAAAAAGAGGAGGATCGTGTGGGGATGGATAAATGAAACTGACACTGAGTCTGATGACTTGGAAAAGGGTTGGGCATCTGTTCAG ACCATTCCAAGGACTGTGTTATATGACAACAAGACTGGAGCCAACGTAGTTCAATGGCCAGTTGAAGAAATAGAAAGCTTGAGACAGAACAGTACAGTGTTTGAGGAAGTAGTTGTTGAGCCTGGATCAGTAGTGCCACTGGATATTGGCGTGGCCACACAG TTAGACATATCTGCAGAGTTTGAAACTGAGTTATTGGGATCAGGAGCTCCGGAAGAGGGCTACGGATGCAGCGGCGGCGCCATTGACAGGAGTGCAATGGGGCCGTTTGGGCTGCTAGTCAATGCACATGACTCACTTTCTGAGCTAACACCAATATTTTTCCGTTCCTCTAATACAACGAAAGGAACGAACACTTACTTCTGCGCAGATGAGACTag GTCATCGTTGGCTCCTGACGTTTTTAAACAAGTTCATGGAAGCAAAGTTCCTGTGATTCAAGGTGAAAAATTGTCAATGAGGATATTG GTCGATCATTCAATTGTGGAAAGCTTTGGCCAAGGAGGCAGGACAGTCATAACATCGAGAATATATCCAACAAAGGCAATTTATGGAGCTGCAAggttatttttgttcaataatGCAACTGGGGTGAATGTTAAGGCAACTCTCAAAATATGGCGGCTGAATTCTGCCTTTATTCATCCTTTCCCattggatcaaatttaa
- the LOC102628590 gene encoding trehalose-phosphate phosphatase A has protein sequence MDLKTNHSAPVLTDPAPISKSRLGIHSSLLPYSPSGTFPSDLFLAIPRKKTGVLDDVRACSWLDAMKSSSPPPKWMAKESNNEFSSTDTDVAYRTWQRQYPSALTSFEQILKSAKGKRIALFLDYDGTLSPIVDNPDCAFMSDAMRAVVKNVAKYFPTAIISGRSRDKVYEFVGLAELYYAGSHGMDIMGPVRQSIPNDNADTIQSTGKQGKEVNLFQPAREFLPMIDAVFHSLMENTKEINGVKVENNKFCVSVHYRNVDEKYWATVVQRVHEILKQYPTRLRLTHGRKVLEVRPVIDWDKGKAVMFLLESLGLNNCEDVLPIYVGDDRTDEDAFKELREGNHGYGILVSSVPKESKAFYSLRDPSEVMEFLKSFVMWKQSSAL, from the exons ATGGACCTAAAAACTAATCATAGTGCTCCTGTTCTCACTGATCCTGCACCCATAAGCAAGTCAAGATTAGGTATACATTCCAGTCTTTTGCCGTACTCACCATCAGGAACCTTCCCATCGGATTTATTCCTAGCTATTCCTAGGAAGAAAACGGGAGTTCTCGATGATGTTCGTGCCTGTTCATGGCTGGATGCCATGAAATCCTCATCTCCTCCTCCTAAGTGGATGGCAAAGGAATCTAACAACGAGTTTTCATCAACTGATACAGATGTTGCTTATCGCACATGGCAG CGTCAGTATCCATCAGCACTTACATCTTTTGAACAAATCCTGAAGTCAGCCAAAGGCAAGAGAATAGCATTATTTCTGGATTATGATGGGACTCTTTCACCAATTGTAGACAATCCTGACTGTGCCTTCATGTCAGATGCT ATGCGTGCTGTTGTTAAAAATGTGGCAAAGTATTTCCCTACAGCAATTATAAGTGGCAGAAGCCGTGACAAG GTCTATGAGTTTGTAGGACTAGCAGAACTATATTATGCTGGAAGTCATGGAATGGACATCATGGGTCCGGTTagacagtctatacctaatgATAACGCAGACACTATTCAGTCTACTGGCAAGCAG GGAAAGGAAGTTAATCTTTTCCAGCCAGCAAGGGAATTTTTGCCCATGATTGATGCG GTCTTTCATTCTCTCATGGAAAATACAAAGGAAATCAATGGAGTCAAAGTTGAGAATAATAAGTTCTGTGTCTCTGTACATTATCGTAATGTGGATGAGAAG TACTGGGCAACCGTTGTACAACGTGTCCATGAAATTCTAAAACAGTACCCCACACGTCTGCGATTGACTCATGGGCGGAAG GTTTTAGAGGTCCGACCTGTGATTGATTGGGATAAAGGGAAAGCTGTCATGTTTCTGCTTGAATCACTTG GTCTGAATAATTGTGAGGACGTGCTCCCAATTTATGTCGGAGATGACCGGAcagatgaagatgcgtttaaG GAATTAAGGGAGGGAAATCATGGTTATGGCATTTTGGTTTCATCTGTGCCCAAGGAAAGCAAAGCATTTTATTCTCTCAGGGACCCATCAGAG GTAATGGAGTTTCTGAAGTCGTTTGTGATGTGGAAGCAGTCAAGCGCCCTTTGA